A single genomic interval of Apteryx mantelli isolate bAptMan1 chromosome 21, bAptMan1.hap1, whole genome shotgun sequence harbors:
- the ABCA2 gene encoding ATP-binding cassette sub-family A member 2 isoform X4, whose product MGFLHQLHLLLWKNVTLKRRSPWVLAFEIFIPLVLFFILLGLRQKKPTIPVKEAFYTAAPLTSAGILPVMQSLCPDGQRDEFGFLQYSNSTVTQLLEHLSEVVEQSNLFDPDHPGLEEELESLRRRLEALSSSEPSSMETHFSSRAGSGFTLAWAAKDRGELHRFLTQNLSLPNSTANLLLGSSIDLQEVYHLYFGSSPLAPDDTHERDLWDRFGPSEKILKLEKSLPSGWRTLREGLIHKALRDPSRASHRQTLLRLLSQALGLTSATPGPTDSYNPQAFVTEMENIIFTAPVLEHLTCDQSQGGLRHLLRVAPSQQALLQAYRVLVCNGSQVAREERFTQLATELKDQLDSRKIVSRLKLDEVNSTATQHRLHALLEDLMEMEKVLRDMDILSALAKLLPKGACASKAPPPTANSTSWASGNTTAGSNTTAEEESDGEGEPGGENPQGQFSAFVQLWAGLQPILCGNNRTIEPEALKQGNMSSLGFTSKEQRNLGLLVHLMTSNPKILYAPVGTEVDKVILKANETFAFVGNVTHYAKAWMNISPEIRAYLEEGRLQRRIHWLQQFMADLHKHPEILNVSDSDLLHGFLNGNFSLPNASVLLQQLDTIDNAACGWVHFMAKVSVDIFKGFPDEESIVNYTLNQAYQDNVTVFASVIFQTNKDGSLPPHVMYKIRQNSSFTEKTNEIRRAYWRPGPNTGGRFYFLYGFVWIQDMMERALINTFVGHDVVEPGNYVQMFPYPCYTRDDFLFVIEHMMPLCMVISWVYSVAMMIQHIVTEKEHRLKEVMKMMGLNNAVHWVAWFITGFVQLSISVTALTAILKYGKVLMHSDVLIIWLFLAIYAVATIMFCFLVSVLYSKAKLASACGGIIYFLSYVPYMYVAIREEVAHDKITAFEKCIASLMSTTAFGLGSKYFALYEVAGVGIQWHTFSQSPVEGDDFNLLLSMMMLSVDAVVYGVLTWYIEAVHPGMYGLPRPWYFPFQKSYWLGNGRVETWEWTWPWSRTTRLSIMEEDQACAMESRRLAPHHPALVSEETRGIEEEPSHLPLVVCIDKLTKVYKTDKKLALNKLSLNLYENQVVSFLGHNGAGKTTTMSILTGLFPPTSGSATIYGHDIRTEMDEIRKNLGMCPQHNVLFDRLTVEEHLWFYSQLKSMAEEEIRKEMDKMIEDLELSNKRHSLVQTLSGGMKRKLSVAIAFVGGSRAVILDEPTAGVDPYARRAIWDLILKYKPGRTILLSTHHMDEADLLGDRIAIISHGKLKCCGSPLFLKSTYGDGYKLTVVKRQSDTRNSTESGQPHSPPSHSSVSPCSEPRVSQFIKKYVASCLLISDTNTELSYILPSEAVKKGCFERLFQHLEQSLEELDLTSFGLMDTTLEEVFLKVSEEDQSLENSDVDMKESKKDALRPPAPDLGLKPEANGEPLAEAEVPEKPEVELSNLVTCSKLAQSQASLRSASSVGSVRGDEGGAYSEFFGDYSPLFDNRQDPDNISLQDQEADMEAEDHDLAGQGSFKLEGSWLKLRQFHGLIVKRFHCAKRNTKALFSQILLPAFFVCVAMTVALSVPEIGDLPPLILSPSQYHNYTQPKGNFIPYANEERREYRIRLSPDASPQQLVNTFHLPSGVGATCVLKTAFNNTLDQPMQTLNLNSNESKMLAAKYFDAMCIDSFTQGLPLSNFVPPPPSPAPSDYPISVDEDLLRAWNSTTFSSAIKETITSAPTLPRIIHEPIKCTCSMQGTGFSCPSGVGGHPPQMKVVTGDILADITGRNVSEYLLYTSDRFRLHRYGALTFGNVQKSIPASFGARAPATVRKIAVRRTAQVFYNNKGYHSMPTYLNALNNAILRANLPKSKGNPAAYGITVTNHPMNKTSASLSLDYLLQGTDVVIAIFIIVAMSFVPASFVVFLVAEKATKAKHLQFVSGCDPVIYWLANYVWDMLNYLVPATCCIIILFVFDLPAYTSPTNFPAVLSLFLLYGWSITPIMYPASFWFEVPSSAYVFLIVINLFIGITATVATFLLQLFEHDKDLKVVNSYLKSCFLVFPNYNLGHGLMEMAYNEYINEYYAKIGQFDKMKSPFEWDIVTRGLVAMTIEGFVGFFITIMCQYNFFRKPQRLPVSTKPIEDDIDVANERHRVLRGDADNDMLKIENLTKVYKSRKIGRILAVDRLCVGVRPGECFGLLGVNGAGKTTTFKMLTGDESTTGGEAFVNGHSILKELLQVQQSLGYCPQFDALFDELTAQEHLELYTRLRGIPWKDEERVVKWALKKLELTKYADKPASTYSGGNKRKLSTAIALIGYPSFIFLDEPTTGMDPKARRFLWNLILDVIKTGRSVVLTSHSMEECEALCTRLAIMVNGRLKCLGSIQHLKNRFGDGYMITVRTKSSLNVKEVVRFFNRNFPEAILKERHHTKTQYQLKSDQISLAQVFSKMEQVVDVLGIEDYSVSQTTLDNVFVNFAKKQSDNLEQQETSPSCALQSPLERVLSLLRPRAAPTELRALVVEEQEDLETDDEGLISFEEERAQLSFNTDTLC is encoded by the exons ATGGGGTTCCTGCACCAGCTCCATCTCCTGCTCTGGAAGAACGTGACGCTGAAGCGGCGGAGCCCG TGGGTGTTAGCCTTTGAGATCTTCATCCCCCTGGTGCTCTTCTTCATTCTCCTGGGACTGCGGCAGAAGAAGCCCACCATCCCTGTGAAGGAAG CTTTCTACACGGCGGCCCCCCTCACCTCAGCTGGGATTCTACCTGTGATGCAGTCCCTGTGTCCGGATGGCCAGCGGGATGAATTTGGCTTCCTGCAGTATTCCAATTCCAC GGTAACACAGCTCCTCGAGCACCTCAGTGAAGTGGTGGAGCAAAGTAACTTGTTCGACCCAGACCACCCAGGCCTGGAAGAGGAGCTGGAGTCCCTGCGCCGGCGCCTGGAGGCCCTCAGCAGCAGTGAGCCCAGCTCCATGGAGACCCACTTCAGCAGCCGAGCAG GATCCGGCTTCACCCTGGCGTGGGCAGCCAAGGATCGGGGCGAACTGCACCGTTTCCTCACACAGAATCTGTCCCTCCCCAACAGCACAGCCAATCTCCTCCTGGGCTCCAGCATTGACCTCCAGGAA GTGTACCACCTTTATTTTGGATCTTCTCCTTTGGCACCCGACGACACCCATGAGAGAGATCTGTGGGATCGGTTTGGCCCCAGTGAGAAGATCTTGAAGCTAGAG AAGAGCCTCCCCAGTGGCTGGAGGACCCTGCGGGAAGGGCTGATACACAAGGCCCTGCGCGACCCCTCCAGAGCCTCGCACAGGCAGACCCTGCTCCGCCTGCTCTCGCAAGCTCTGGGCCTCACCAGTGCCACCCCGGGGCCCACCGACTCCTACAACCCCCAGGCCTTCGTCACAGAGATGGAG AATATCATCTTCACGGCGCCAGTGCTGGAGCACCTCACGTGCGACCAGAGCCAAGGGGGGCTGCGGCACCTTCTCCGCGTGGCCCCAAGTCAGCAGGCACTGCTACAGGCCTACCGGGTGCTGGTGTGCAACGGGAGCCAGGTGGCCCGTGAGGAGCGCTTCACCCAGCTGGCTACCGAGCTCAAGGACCAGCTGGACTCCCGCAAAATCGTCAGCAGG TTGAAGCTGGATGAGGTGAACAGCACGGCCACCCAGCACCGGCTCCATGCCCTCCTTGAGGACCTCATGGAGATGGAGAAGGTTCTCCGCGATATGGATATTCTCTCAGCTTTGGCCAAGCTGCTGCCCAAAGGAGCTTGTGCCAGCAAGGCCCCACCACCCACTGCCAACAGCACCAGCTGGGCCAGTGGCAACACCACAGCAGGCAGCAACaccacagcagaggaggagagtgATGGGGAGGGCGAGCCAGGAGGCGAAAACCCACAGGGGCAGTTCTCAGCCTTTGTGCAGCTgtgggctgggctgcagcccaTCCTGTGCGGGAACAACCG GACGATCGAGCCTGAGGCACTGAAGCAGGGCAACATGAGCTCTCTGGGCTTCACCAGCAAGGAGCAACGAAACCTGGGCCTCCTTGTACATCTTATGACGAGCAACCCCAAAATCCTCTACGCGCCTGTGGGCACTGAAGTAGACAAGGTCATCCTGAAG GCCAACGAGACCTTTGCTTTTGTGGGCAATGTCACCCACTACGCCAAGGCATGGATGAACATCTCCCCTGAGATCAGGGCCTACCTggaggagggcaggctgcagagaCGCATCCACTGGCTCCAGCAG TTCATGGCCGACCTCCACAAGCACCCAGAGATCCTGAATGTCTCCGACAGCGACCTTCTCCACGGCTTCCTCAATGGCAACTTCTCCCTGCCCAACGCCAGTGTCCTGCTTCAGCAGCTGGACACCATCGACAACGCTGCTTGTGGCTGGGTCCACTTCATGGCCAAG GTCAGTGTGGACATCTTCAAGGGCTTCCCAGATGAGGAGAGCATCGTCAACTACACTCTGAATCAGGCCTACCAGGACAACGTCACTGTCTTTGCTA GCGTCATCTTCCAGACCAACAAGGATGGCTCGCTCCCCCCTCACGTCATGTACAAGATCCGGCAGAACTCCAGCTTCACTGAGAAAACCAACGAGATCCGGCGGGCATACTGGCGGCCTGGCCCCAACACTGGTGGGCGCTTCTACTTCCTCTACGGCTTTGTCTGGATCCAGG aCATGATGGAGCGTGCCCTCATCAACACATTTGTTGGCCACGATGTGGTGGAGCCTGGCAATTACGTGCAGATGTTCCCATACCCCTGTTATACCCGGGACGA CTTCCTCTTCGTCATCGAGCACATGATGCCTCTGTGCATGGTGATCTCCTGGGTCTACTCGGTGGCTATGATGATCCAGCACATTGTGACGGAGAAGGAGCATCGCCTGAAAGAG GTGATGAAGATGATGGGCTTGAACAATGCAGTCCATTGGGTGGCTTGGTTCATCACTGGCTTCGTCCAGCTCTCCATCTCAGTCACAGCTCTCACCGCCATCCTAAAATATGGCAAGGTCCTGATGCACAGCGATGTCCTCATCATCTGGCTCTTCCTCGCCATCTATGCTGTAGCCACCATCATGTTCTG TTTCCTAGTGTCGGTACTCTACTCCAAGGCCAAGCTGGCCTCAGCCTGTGGTGGCATCATCTATTTTTTGAGCTACGTGCCCTACATGTACGTTGCCATCCGGGAGGAGGTGGCGCATGACAAGATCACGGCCTTTGAGAAGTGCATTGCG TCCCTCATGTCAACCACGGCATTTGGTCTGGGCTCCAAGTATTTTGCCCTGTATGAGGTGGCTGGCGTGGGCATCCAGTGGCACACCTTCAGCCAGTCGCCTGTGGAAGGGGACGACTTCAACCTCTTGCTGTCCATGATGATGCTGAGCGTAGATGCCGTGGTGTACGGGGTGCTCACATGGTACATCGAGGCTGTGCACCCGG GTATGTATGGTCTGCCGCGGCCCTGGTACTTCCCTTTCCAGAAGTCCTACTGGTTGGGGAATGGGCGAGTGGAGACGTGGGAGTGGACCTGGCCCTGGTCCCGCACCACTCGCCTCAGCATCATGGAGGAGGACCAGGCCTGTGCCATGGAGAGCAGGAGACTGG CTCCTCACCATCCTGCTCTCGTATCAGAGGAGACGCGGGGCATCGAGGAGGAGCCGTCCCATCTGCCATTGGTCGTTTGCATTGACAAGCTCACCAAGGTCTACAAGACGGACAAGAAACTGGCGCTGAACAAGCTGAGCCTCAACCTCTATGAGAACCAGGTGGTGTCCTTCCTGGGACATAATGGAGCAGGCAAAACCACCACCAT GTCCATCCTGACTGGCTTGTTCCCTCCAACATCGGGCTCTGCTACCATCTATGGCCACGATATCCGGACAGAGATGGATGAGATCCGGAAGAACCTGGGCATGTGTCCCCAGCACAATGTGCTCTTTGACAGGCTGACGGTGGAGGAGCACCTCTGGTTCTACTCACAGCTCAAGAGCATGGCAGAGGAGGAGATCCGCAAAGAGATGGACAA GATGATTGAAGACCTGGAGCTCTCTAACAAACGCCACTCCCTGGTGCAAACTCTCTCAGGTGGCATGAAGAGGAAGCTGTCAGTGGCTATAGCCTTCGTGGGTGGATCGCGGGCCGTAATCTTGGACGAGCCCACAGCTGGTGTCGACCCATATGCACGCAGGGCCATCTGGGACCTCATCCTCAAGTACAAGCCAG GGAGGACCATCCTGCTCTCCACACATCACATGGACGAAGCTGACTTGCTGGGCGACCGTATTGCCATCATATCCCATGGCAAGCTCAAGTGCTGCGGCTCCCCACTGTTCCTCAAGAGCACCTATGGTGATGGTTACAAGCTGACGGTGGTCAAGAGGCAGTCAGACACCAGAAACAGCACAG AGTCGGGCCAGCCACACAGTCCCCCGTCCCACTCCTCCGTCAGCCCCTGCTCCGAGCCACGTGTCTCCCAGTTCATCAAGAAGTATGTGGCCTCCTGCCTCCTCATCTCAGACACCAACACTGAGCTCTCCTACATCCTGCCCAGCGAGGCTGTCAAGAAGGGCTGCTTCGAGAGGCTCTTCCAG CATTTGGAGCAGAGCCTGGAGGAGCTGGACCTGACCAGTTTTGGGCTGATGGACACCACGCTCGAGGAGGTCTTCCTCAAGGTGTCTGAGGAGGACCAGTCTCTGGAGAACAGTGATGTTG aTATGAAAGAATCCAAGAAGGATGCCTTGCGGCCACCCGCCCCCGACTTGGGCCTGAAGCCTGAGGCCAACGGCGAGCCCCTTGCTGAAGCAGAAGTGCCTGAGAAGCCAGAGGTGGAGCTAAGCAACCTGGTGACCTGCTCCAAGCTTGCCCAGTCGCAGGCGTCCCTGCGCTCAGCCTCCTCGGTGGGCTCCGTGCGGGGCGATGAAGGTGGGGCTTATTCGGAGTTCTTTGGGGATTACTCTCCGTTGTTTGATAATCGGCAGGACCCTGATAACATCAGTCTGCAAG ACCAAGAGGCTGACATGGAGGCAGAGGACCATGACCTGGCGGGACAGGGGAGCTTTAAGCTGGAGGGATCATGGCTGAAGCTGCGGCAGTTCCATGGGCTGATCGTCAAACGCTTCCACTGTGCCAAGCGCAACACCAAGGCCCTCTTCTCGCAGATCCTTCTGCCCGCCTTCTTTGTCTGCGTGGCCATGACTGTGGCGCTCTCTGTGCCCGAAATAG GTGACCTGCCTCCCCTCATCCTCTCACCATCTCAGTACCACAACTACACGCAGCCCAAGGGCAACTTCATTCCTTATGCCAACGAGGAGCGGCGTGAGTACCG CATCAGGCTGTCTCCTGATGCCAGCCCCCAGCAACTGGTGAACACCTTCCACCTGCCCTCAGGCGTGGGTGCCACATGCGTGCTCAAGACCGCCTTCAACAACACGCTGGACCAGCCCATGCAGACCCTGAACCTCAACAGCAATGAGTCCAAGATGCTGGCAGCCAAGTACTTCGATGCCATGTGCATTGACTCCTTCACACAAGGCCTGCCGCTCTCCAACTTTGTGCCACCACCTCCGTCCCCGGCCCCCTCTGACTACCCCATCTCGGTGGATGAGGACCTGCTCCGTGCCTGGAACTCCACGACCTTCTCCTCTGCCATCAAAG AGACCATCACCTCAGCCCCAACCCTGCCCCGAATTATCCATGAGCCCATCAAGTGCACATGCTCCATGCAGGGGACTGGCTTCTCCTGCCCCAGCGGCGTGGGAGGGCATCCCCCGCAGATGAAGGTGGTAACAGGGGACATCCTGGCCGACATCACCGGGCGCAATGTCTCCGAGTACCTGCTCTACACGTCGGACCGCTTCCGgctgcacag GTACGGGGCACTCACCTTTGGCAATGTCCAGAAATCCATCCCAGCCTCCTTCGGGGCCAGGGCTCCTGCCACGGTGCGCAAGATAGCTGTCCGGAGAACAGCCCAG GTCTTCTACAACAACAAGGGCTACCATAGCATGCCCACCTATCTCAACGCACTCAACAATGCCATCCTGCGGGCCAACTTGCCCAAGAGCAAAGGCAACCCCGCTGCTTACG GTATCACGGTGACCAACCACCCCATGAACAAGACGAGTGCCAGCCTGTCTCTGGATTACCT CCTGCAAGGCACGGACGTAGTGATTGCCATCTTCATCATCGTAGCCATGTCCTTTGTGCCAGCCAGCTTTGTGGTGTTCCTGGTCGCCGAAAAGGCCACCAAGGCCAAACATCTGCAGTTTGTGAGCGGCTGCGACCCTGTCATCTACTGGTTGGCCAACTACGTGTGGGATATG CTTAACTACCTGGTGCCAGCCACATGCTGTATCATTATCCTTTTTGTGTTCGACCTCCCAGCTTACACCTCTCCCACCAACTTCCCTGCTGTCCTCTCACTCTTTCTGCTCTATGG CTGGTCCATCACCCCCATCATGTACCCTGCTTCCTTCTGGTTCGAGGTGCCCAGTTCTGCCTATGTCTTCTTGATAGTCATCAACCTCTTCATCGGCATCACGGCCACTGTTGCCACGTTCCTGCTGCAGCTCTTTGAGCATGACAAG GATTTGAAGGTGGTGAACAGCTACTTGAAGAGTTGCTTCCTTGTATTCCCTAACTACAACCTGGGCCATGGCTTGATGGAGATGGCTTATAACGAGTACATCAATGAATACTATGCCAAGATCG GGCAGTTCGATAAAATGAAGTCGCCCTTTGAATGGGACATCGTGACACGTGGGCTGGTTGCCATGACAATTGAAGGCTTTGTTGGCTTCTTCATCACCATCATGTGCCAGTACAACTTCTTCCGGAAACCACA GCGACTGCCCGTCTCCACCAAGCCCATTGAAGATGATATTGATGTGGCCAACGAGCGGCACCGTGTCCTGCGTGGTGATGCCGACAACGACATGCTGAAGATTGAGAACCTCACCAAG GTGTACAAGTCTCGCAAGATCGGGCGCATCCTGGCCGTGGACCGGCTATGTGTGGGCGTCCGGCCCGGAGAGTGCTTCGGGCTGCTGGGTGTCAACGGCGCAGGGAAGACGACCACCTTCAAGATGCTTACAGGGGACGAGAGCACCACGGGTGGAGAGGCCTTTGTTAATGGGCACAG CATCCTGAAAGAGCTCCTGCAGGTCCAGCAAAGCTTGGGCTATTGCCCCCAGTTTGATGCGCTCTTCGATGAGCTGACGGCCCAGGAGCACCTGGAGCTCTACACCCGCCTGCGTGGTATCCCATGGAAGGATGAGGAGCGG GTGGTCAAGTGGGCACTGAAGAAGCTAGAACTGACCAAGTACGCCGACAAACCCGCCAGCACCTACAGCGGAGGCAACAAGAGGAAGCTGTCCACAGCCATAGCACTGATAGGCTACCCATCCTTCATCTTCCTG GACGAGCCCACAACGGGGATGGACCCTAAGGCACGGCGCTTCCTTTGGAAtctcatcctggatgtcatcaAAACAGGCCGCTCCGTGGTGCTCACATCCCACAG CATGGAGGAGTGCGAGGCGCTCTGCACCCGCCTGGCCATCATGGTGAATGGGCGACTCAAATGTCTCGGCAGCATCCAGCACTTGAAAAACAG GTTTGGAGATGGCTACATGATCACAGTGCGGACCAAGTCCAGTCTCAATGTCAAGGAGGTGGTGAGGTTCTTCAACCGCAACTTCCCCGAGGCCATCCTCAAG GAGCGGCACCACACCAAGACCCAGTACCAGCTCAAATCGGACCAGATTTCACTGGCACAGGTCTTCAGCAAGATGGAGCAGGTGGTGGACGTGCTGGGCATCGAAGACTATTCCGTCAGCCAGACCACCCTGGACAAT